The following are encoded in a window of Phycisphaerae bacterium genomic DNA:
- a CDS encoding ABC transporter permease subunit gives MIRNRFDAILLTAVGVSTTLMLMLILVQGAYTGAKAPLRALTEHDVQHAIYLSFITSGLASVAAILLAIPTGLALARIQFPGRWLVESLLIVPIVMSPISLGVALLLIFRTEAGTWIEDHLIRFVFEVPGIILAEFFLAYAISVLVVRSTFSAVDARLEQVARFLGCTPWQAFRHVSLPLARNGIIAAFVLGWVRAMGDFGASSTIAGAVKGKTETMPVSIYLNLASVSLDRAIALSLVLTFVTVVVVIMVGLLMRRSS, from the coding sequence ATGATCAGAAACCGATTTGATGCGATCTTGCTGACGGCCGTGGGTGTGAGCACCACGTTGATGCTGATGCTGATTCTGGTTCAGGGCGCCTACACCGGCGCCAAGGCGCCGCTGCGGGCATTGACCGAGCACGACGTCCAGCACGCCATTTACCTCAGCTTCATAACGTCGGGCCTCGCATCAGTCGCTGCGATCTTGCTGGCCATTCCTACCGGCCTGGCTCTGGCTCGCATCCAGTTTCCGGGACGATGGCTGGTGGAGAGCCTGCTGATCGTGCCTATTGTGATGTCGCCGATCAGTCTTGGCGTGGCGCTGCTGCTTATCTTTCGAACCGAGGCCGGAACGTGGATAGAAGATCACCTGATCCGTTTCGTGTTCGAGGTGCCGGGGATCATTCTGGCCGAGTTCTTCCTGGCGTACGCCATCTCGGTTCTCGTGGTCCGCTCGACGTTTTCGGCGGTCGACGCCCGGCTGGAGCAGGTGGCGCGCTTTCTGGGCTGCACGCCCTGGCAGGCTTTTCGACACGTCTCACTGCCGCTGGCTCGAAACGGCATCATTGCGGCGTTTGTGCTGGGCTGGGTTCGCGCTATGGGCGACTTCGGGGCATCCTCAACCATTGCCGGCGCGGTGAAGGGCAAGACAGAAACGATGCCGGTCAGCATCTACCTGAATCTGGCGTCCGTCAGCCTGGATCGCGCCATTGCGCTCAGCCTGGTCCTGACGTTCGTCACGGTGGTCGTGGTGATCATGGTGGGCCTGCTTATGCGGAGAAGCTCATGA
- a CDS encoding ATP-binding cassette domain-containing protein gives MIQVCDVIARYGYFSLKKVSLLISAGECFALIGPSGAGKTLLLETIMGVKPPAHGRILVEDADITTAPPEQRRFSYVPQDLALFPHLSVPENIGFGLRIRNTPSTEIDRRIRSVASMLRIESLLSRRDVRSLSGGEKQRVALARALAVEPRVLFLDEPFGALDTSTRRQLHVEMRDVQRRLRLTTVLVTHDLDEAFALADRIGIMIDGGIEQVGQPRFVYENPANLPVARFLLVENILRGQCVGAGPAEGERLFRVGDLMIAAAHGEPITPDRACWLGIRAQDVEITPEVADGPGSCTEEGSPAVIEAVRRHACTCTVLMRSLSDQVRLEGQLSSRREATMRLEPGQRVRIRIPSRRVLIFPGEDAAPVAAGSSG, from the coding sequence ATGATCCAGGTCTGCGACGTCATTGCCCGATACGGGTACTTCTCGCTGAAGAAGGTGAGCCTGTTGATCAGTGCGGGCGAATGCTTCGCGCTGATCGGACCATCCGGTGCGGGCAAGACCCTCCTGCTTGAAACGATCATGGGCGTCAAGCCGCCCGCTCACGGCCGCATTCTTGTCGAAGACGCGGATATCACGACCGCGCCTCCCGAACAGCGTCGTTTCTCCTACGTTCCACAGGATCTTGCGCTGTTTCCCCACCTGTCCGTACCCGAGAACATCGGCTTCGGGTTGCGCATCAGGAACACGCCCTCTACGGAGATCGACCGCCGGATACGCTCGGTTGCGAGCATGCTCCGTATCGAATCGCTGTTGAGCCGGCGGGATGTCCGGAGCCTCAGCGGCGGCGAAAAGCAGAGGGTTGCGCTGGCGCGAGCACTTGCCGTGGAGCCTCGCGTGCTGTTCCTGGACGAGCCGTTCGGGGCATTGGACACCTCGACGCGGCGGCAACTCCATGTGGAGATGCGCGACGTTCAGCGTCGGCTGCGATTGACGACCGTTCTGGTGACGCACGACCTCGATGAAGCATTTGCCTTGGCAGACCGGATCGGCATCATGATTGACGGCGGGATCGAGCAGGTTGGACAACCCCGGTTTGTCTACGAGAACCCGGCAAACCTGCCCGTGGCCAGGTTTCTGCTCGTCGAAAACATTCTCCGCGGGCAATGCGTTGGAGCAGGGCCGGCGGAGGGTGAACGGCTCTTTCGAGTCGGGGATCTTATGATTGCGGCTGCCCATGGCGAGCCGATCACGCCCGATCGAGCCTGCTGGTTGGGGATCCGGGCACAAGACGTCGAAATCACACCTGAGGTTGCCGACGGCCCCGGTTCGTGCACAGAGGAGGGAAGCCCCGCGGTCATCGAGGCGGTCCGACGGCATGCCTGTACGTGCACGGTGCTCATGCGATCGCTTTCAGACCAAGTGCGGCTCGAAGGGCAGTTGTCGAGCCGGCGAGAAGCAACGATGAGGCTGGAACCCGGGCAACGCGTGCGAATCCGGATTCCATCCCGACGCGTATTGATATTCCCCGGCGAGGATGCGGCGCCGGTTGCCGCCGGCTCGTCGGGGTAG
- a CDS encoding substrate-binding domain-containing protein — MTLELFVGSATKPPVEEAAQVYENATGTRMLLHFGGSGKMLAEMKLARRGDLYFPGSSDFMEMAKRERLVLPETERRVAYLIPAINVPAGNPKGIKGLEDLAKPGVRVGIARPDSVCVGLYAAEVLERNGYAARVKPNIVTHVESCEKTAQLVAIGSVDAILGWEVFHYWQPDKIETILLKPNEVPRIGYLPIAVSVFSKEKEQALKLIEFLVNGQGRESFRRWHYVTTLEEARTYALPDTPVGGEWRLPEEW; from the coding sequence GTGACACTGGAGCTTTTCGTCGGTTCGGCAACCAAGCCGCCTGTCGAAGAGGCGGCACAAGTCTACGAGAACGCGACTGGAACCAGGATGCTGCTGCATTTCGGCGGGTCCGGCAAGATGCTGGCGGAGATGAAACTGGCCCGCAGGGGCGACCTGTACTTTCCGGGGTCATCGGATTTCATGGAGATGGCAAAGCGGGAACGGCTGGTCCTGCCGGAGACGGAACGTCGTGTGGCCTATCTGATACCGGCGATCAACGTTCCGGCCGGGAATCCCAAGGGCATCAAGGGGCTGGAGGATCTGGCAAAGCCGGGCGTGAGAGTGGGTATTGCCCGCCCCGACTCGGTTTGCGTAGGGCTCTATGCGGCAGAGGTGTTGGAGCGGAACGGTTACGCTGCTCGGGTCAAGCCCAACATCGTCACCCATGTTGAGTCGTGCGAGAAGACTGCTCAACTCGTGGCGATCGGTTCAGTGGACGCGATTCTCGGTTGGGAGGTGTTCCACTACTGGCAACCGGACAAGATCGAAACCATCTTGCTCAAGCCGAACGAAGTCCCCCGTATCGGCTACCTTCCCATCGCCGTTTCGGTCTTCAGCAAAGAAAAAGAACAAGCATTGAAGCTTATCGAGTTCCTGGTGAACGGCCAAGGCAGGGAGTCGTTTCGACGATGGCACTACGTCACGACGCTGGAGGAGGCGCGCACGTACGCGCTCCCTGATACTCCCGTCGGCGGCGAATGGAGACTCCCTGAGGAATGGTAG
- a CDS encoding extracellular solute-binding protein has protein sequence MGQARGRTLKLLGLIAVIIAMVLLLRLKGEQKKTLRVFAADALAHSFTRIKSEFEKEHPDVNIELEFQGSVVLLRLVPLRKCDVAAVADARLVERMLNPHTATWVVKFGTTEMVIGHTDAGKYASEITPDNWYEILLRKDVHYSHADPTQDPCGYFAMLCWKLAEKHYATKTGHRRLYEELKAGCDPRHVKEDALTLLSLLETSAAYDYAFLYRCHVVDHHLPFVSLPPAINLGDPGLESQYAKAQTEVPSYRGGVETISGSCVSFGITITEGCRNRTIAQEFVRFVLSEKARAILRDSAIVPLDPPVVPSWGRIPAFLEGTAVAENGPVTTSQAAMLRR, from the coding sequence GTGGGCCAGGCTCGAGGTCGAACGCTGAAACTGCTGGGTCTGATCGCCGTCATTATCGCCATGGTACTTCTTCTTCGACTGAAGGGCGAGCAGAAGAAGACGCTGCGGGTGTTCGCCGCGGATGCCCTGGCACACAGCTTCACCCGCATCAAGAGCGAGTTCGAGAAGGAGCACCCCGACGTTAACATTGAGCTTGAGTTTCAAGGCAGTGTGGTGCTCCTGCGACTGGTTCCGCTGCGCAAGTGCGATGTGGCGGCGGTGGCCGACGCCCGCCTGGTCGAAAGAATGCTCAATCCGCATACGGCCACATGGGTCGTCAAGTTCGGCACCACCGAGATGGTCATCGGGCACACCGACGCCGGCAAGTATGCTTCAGAGATCACACCGGACAACTGGTACGAGATCCTGCTGCGAAAGGACGTTCACTACTCGCACGCCGACCCCACTCAGGACCCTTGCGGGTACTTCGCGATGCTTTGCTGGAAGCTCGCGGAGAAGCACTACGCAACGAAAACCGGTCATCGCCGACTTTACGAGGAACTGAAGGCCGGTTGTGATCCGAGGCACGTCAAGGAGGACGCCCTGACCTTGCTGTCGTTGCTGGAAACGAGCGCGGCCTATGATTATGCGTTTCTGTACCGCTGTCACGTGGTTGATCACCATCTGCCTTTCGTAAGTCTGCCGCCGGCCATAAACCTCGGTGACCCTGGTCTTGAGAGTCAATATGCGAAGGCCCAGACCGAAGTGCCGAGTTACCGCGGAGGTGTTGAAACCATATCGGGTTCCTGCGTTTCGTTTGGCATCACCATCACGGAGGGCTGCCGGAATCGAACGATTGCCCAGGAGTTCGTCCGGTTCGTGCTTTCGGAGAAAGCCAGGGCCATCCTGAGAGACTCTGCGATCGTGCCCCTGGACCCGCCCGTTGTGCCCTCATGGGGACGAATTCCCGCGTTCCTTGAGGGGACGGCGGTGGCGGAGAATGGGCCTGTCACCACCTCTCAGGCAGCCATGCTCCGGCGTTGA